One Kribbella sp. NBC_00662 genomic region harbors:
- a CDS encoding alpha-L-fucosidase, whose product MIDPSAVRPSARQLAWQRQELTAFVHFGPNTFTDLEWGTGVDDPAVFDPSDLDCSQWVETLVAAGFKSVILTAKHHDGFCLWPSKYLPHTVAASPYTGDVVAELSAACKAAGLGFGIYLSPADLYQEKAPGGYYGNGSPAVESAIGEFTYTVDDYNRFYLQQLHELLTSYGPIAEVWLDGANPTSSAQTYDYDAWFDLIRRLAPDATIAIGGPDVRWVGNEDGFARETEWSVVPFAAGQMVAEQTAPSVAGPDELAKADELRWYPAEVDVSIRPGWFYHASEDAAVKSVAELLDIYRKSVGRNAVLLLNIPPDRRGRFADPDVTALLEFGSAVREYYGTDLVLPATINVLDLRENIEAGQQVSEFAVDALLGDSWTEIARGTTIGYRRLLTLAEPITPTDVRVRVLSSRAEAEVSLSVHFDPVLVRSAEAGD is encoded by the coding sequence GTGATCGATCCCTCTGCCGTCCGTCCGTCTGCGCGGCAGCTCGCGTGGCAGCGGCAGGAGCTGACCGCGTTCGTGCACTTCGGACCGAATACGTTCACGGATCTCGAGTGGGGGACCGGGGTGGACGATCCGGCGGTGTTCGACCCGTCGGATCTTGACTGTTCCCAGTGGGTCGAGACGTTGGTGGCCGCCGGGTTCAAGAGTGTGATTCTGACCGCCAAGCACCACGACGGCTTCTGTCTGTGGCCGAGCAAGTACCTCCCGCATACCGTTGCCGCGAGCCCGTATACCGGTGATGTCGTGGCCGAGCTGTCGGCGGCGTGCAAGGCTGCTGGTCTCGGTTTCGGGATCTATCTGTCGCCGGCCGATCTCTATCAGGAGAAGGCGCCCGGCGGGTACTACGGCAACGGCAGCCCCGCGGTCGAGTCGGCCATCGGTGAGTTCACCTACACGGTCGACGACTACAACCGCTTCTACCTTCAGCAGTTGCACGAGCTGCTGACGTCGTACGGGCCGATCGCCGAGGTCTGGCTCGACGGCGCGAATCCGACCAGCAGCGCGCAGACCTACGACTACGACGCCTGGTTCGATCTGATCCGGCGGCTGGCCCCGGACGCCACGATCGCGATCGGCGGTCCGGATGTGCGGTGGGTCGGCAACGAGGACGGGTTCGCGCGCGAGACCGAGTGGAGCGTCGTACCGTTCGCCGCTGGGCAGATGGTGGCCGAGCAGACGGCGCCTTCCGTGGCCGGACCCGATGAGCTGGCGAAGGCCGACGAGCTGCGGTGGTATCCGGCCGAGGTGGATGTGTCGATCCGGCCGGGGTGGTTCTACCACGCGTCCGAGGATGCGGCGGTGAAATCGGTGGCTGAGCTACTCGACATCTATCGCAAGTCGGTCGGACGCAACGCCGTACTGCTGCTGAACATCCCGCCTGACCGGCGTGGGCGGTTCGCCGACCCGGATGTGACTGCGCTGTTGGAGTTCGGCTCCGCCGTTCGGGAGTACTACGGGACCGATCTGGTGCTGCCAGCAACGATCAATGTGCTGGACCTGCGCGAGAACATCGAGGCCGGCCAACAGGTCTCGGAGTTCGCGGTCGACGCGCTGCTCGGCGACTCGTGGACCGAGATCGCTCGCGGCACCACGATCGGGTATCGCCGTCTGCTCACGCTGGCCGAACCGATCACGCCCACCGACGTACGGGTCCGCGTCCTGTCCAGCCGGGCCGAAGCGGAGGTTTCATTGTCCGTCCACTTCGACCCGGTGCTGGTTCGATCAGCTGAGGCGGGAGATTGA
- a CDS encoding FAD-binding oxidoreductase has product MTDPLVARLRSALGDAAVVDDPDVLDSHRHDHATFSPAGVPRVLARPSSTSEVVEVLQAAGSFGVPVVTQGARTGLSGAANAIDGCLLLSTARMNQILEVSVEDQAAVVQPGVVNADLSRAVLEQELFYPPDPSSWEMSTIGGNIATNAGGLCCVKYGVTSDFVRGLEVVLASGEVVRTGRRAAKGVAGYDLTRLIVGSEGTLGVVTEATLALRPAPEAALTAAATFRSIEDGIAAAAAVMASGLRPSLLEFLDQPTVRAIQDYRDMGLPGDVGSMLLAQSDRGPRAAEDVARIAAICAEHGAIEVAEASDVEESRMLLEARRLVNSALEPLGTTLIDDVSVPRSQLVALLRGIAEIGDMYQVLICCPGHVGDGNMHPTVVFDRNDPAAEERALEAFGAVMELGLRLGGTITGEHGIGTLKARWLETELGPVGLELHRRIKHAFDPDNLLNPGKVLR; this is encoded by the coding sequence ATGACTGATCCCCTGGTAGCCCGGCTCCGGTCCGCGTTGGGCGACGCGGCGGTCGTCGATGATCCCGATGTGCTGGACAGCCATCGGCACGATCACGCCACGTTCTCGCCGGCCGGGGTGCCGCGGGTGCTGGCCCGGCCGTCCTCGACCTCCGAGGTGGTCGAGGTCTTGCAGGCTGCGGGCAGTTTCGGCGTACCGGTTGTCACTCAAGGCGCGCGGACCGGGTTGTCGGGCGCGGCCAACGCGATCGACGGCTGCTTGTTGCTTTCGACCGCGCGGATGAATCAGATCCTCGAGGTCTCGGTCGAGGACCAGGCCGCCGTGGTCCAGCCGGGTGTCGTGAACGCCGATCTGTCGCGGGCCGTGCTGGAGCAGGAGCTGTTCTACCCACCGGACCCGTCGTCGTGGGAGATGTCCACGATCGGCGGCAACATCGCGACCAACGCCGGTGGGTTGTGTTGCGTGAAGTACGGCGTGACGTCGGACTTCGTCCGCGGGCTGGAGGTCGTGCTGGCGTCGGGCGAGGTCGTTCGCACCGGCCGGCGCGCGGCGAAGGGTGTCGCCGGATATGACCTGACCCGGTTGATCGTGGGATCCGAGGGGACGCTGGGTGTGGTCACCGAGGCGACACTCGCGTTGCGCCCGGCGCCCGAGGCCGCGCTGACGGCAGCTGCGACGTTCCGCTCGATCGAGGACGGGATCGCGGCCGCGGCGGCGGTGATGGCATCGGGGCTGCGGCCGTCGTTGCTGGAGTTCCTGGACCAGCCAACAGTGCGGGCGATCCAGGACTACCGCGACATGGGTCTTCCGGGGGATGTCGGTTCGATGCTGCTCGCGCAGTCCGACCGTGGGCCGCGTGCGGCCGAGGACGTGGCGCGGATCGCGGCGATCTGCGCGGAGCACGGCGCGATCGAGGTCGCGGAGGCCTCGGACGTCGAGGAGTCGCGGATGCTGCTCGAGGCGCGGAGGCTGGTGAACTCCGCCCTGGAGCCGCTCGGGACCACGCTGATCGACGATGTGTCCGTACCGCGCTCGCAGTTGGTCGCGTTGCTGCGCGGGATCGCCGAGATCGGCGACATGTACCAGGTGCTGATCTGTTGCCCAGGGCATGTAGGTGACGGCAACATGCACCCGACCGTGGTCTTCGACCGCAACGACCCAGCGGCCGAGGAGCGCGCGCTGGAAGCTTTCGGCGCCGTGATGGAGCTGGGTCTCCGCCTCGGCGGAACGATCACCGGCGAACACGGCATCGGCACGCTGAAAGCGCGCTGGCTGGAGACCGAGCTCGGGCCGGTCGGGCTCGAGCTCCATCGACGGATCAAGCACGCCTTCGACCCCGACAACCTGCTGAACCCCGGGAAGGTACTGCGGTGA
- a CDS encoding DUF2088 domain-containing protein, with protein sequence MSWGPFEAVRGLRPSGTLPQVTPIRRILSDVQRSADPYAEARAALEPLRARILPDARIAVTAGSRGIRDLVPVVKAAVDWLKDAGAAPFVIPAMGSHGGATADGQREMLEGLGITPESVGCPIEATMETVVVGTLDDGTEIHHDAIAAKADGVLLVNRVKPHTDFHGQIESGVAKILAIGLGNHRGAASLHAGGIPSLGGNIEAAARMVVAQGKILGGLAILENSLDETASVEFVEADGIAGAAENALLQRASSMLGRLPFDELDVLVIDELGKDKSGAGMDTNVIGRCWVHGIPEFESPSIAAISVHSLSPASHGNASGLGLADVIPARLLEQIDLRASYVNALTSGAGGARRSRLPMVMEDDEAAVLAAATMCGRRHWSELRLARIKDTLSPHELMVTPALLNEAADRFDLEITGTARDLTAAGSLGPWSE encoded by the coding sequence ATGAGCTGGGGACCCTTCGAGGCTGTTCGCGGACTCCGGCCGTCCGGCACCCTCCCGCAGGTGACGCCGATCCGGCGGATCCTGTCGGACGTCCAGAGATCAGCCGATCCGTACGCCGAGGCGCGGGCCGCGCTGGAGCCGCTCCGGGCGCGGATCCTGCCCGACGCCCGGATCGCGGTGACCGCGGGCAGCCGCGGGATCCGCGATCTCGTGCCGGTGGTGAAGGCCGCGGTGGACTGGCTGAAGGACGCCGGCGCCGCGCCGTTCGTGATCCCGGCGATGGGGTCGCACGGCGGCGCGACCGCGGACGGGCAGCGGGAGATGCTCGAGGGGCTCGGCATCACTCCCGAGTCCGTCGGCTGCCCGATCGAGGCGACGATGGAGACCGTGGTCGTCGGCACGCTGGACGACGGCACCGAGATCCACCACGACGCGATCGCCGCGAAGGCCGACGGCGTACTCCTGGTGAACCGGGTCAAACCGCACACCGACTTCCACGGGCAGATCGAGAGCGGGGTCGCGAAGATCCTCGCGATCGGCCTCGGCAACCACCGGGGCGCCGCCTCGTTGCACGCCGGCGGTATCCCGTCGCTCGGCGGCAACATCGAGGCCGCGGCCCGGATGGTCGTTGCGCAAGGCAAGATCCTCGGCGGTCTGGCGATCCTGGAGAACTCGCTCGACGAGACCGCGTCGGTAGAGTTCGTCGAGGCCGACGGCATCGCCGGTGCGGCCGAGAATGCCTTGCTGCAAAGGGCCTCGAGCATGCTCGGCCGCCTGCCGTTCGACGAGCTCGATGTCCTGGTGATCGATGAGCTCGGCAAGGACAAGTCCGGCGCCGGGATGGACACCAACGTCATCGGCCGTTGCTGGGTGCACGGGATCCCGGAGTTCGAGTCGCCGTCGATCGCGGCGATCAGCGTGCACTCGTTGTCACCGGCATCGCACGGGAACGCGTCCGGGCTCGGCCTGGCCGATGTCATCCCGGCGCGTCTGCTGGAGCAGATCGACCTCCGCGCGAGCTACGTGAACGCCCTGACGTCCGGCGCCGGCGGTGCGCGGCGTTCCCGGCTGCCGATGGTGATGGAGGACGACGAGGCCGCCGTACTCGCGGCCGCGACGATGTGCGGACGACGGCACTGGTCCGAGCTGCGGCTGGCCCGGATCAAGGACACTCTGTCCCCGCACGAGCTGATGGTGACGCCGGCCCTGCTGAACGAGGCGGCCGACCGTTTCGACCTGGAGATCACCGGTACCGCGCGCGACCTGACGGCGGCCGGGAGCCTCGGACCCTGGAGCGAGTGA
- a CDS encoding IlvD/Edd family dehydratase — protein MSDEPTVDEPDEPIGRRSFDHWFGEKGRNGFIHRSWMKAQGFSEEAFDGRPVIGICNTWSELTPCNAHLRRLAESVKRGVWQAGGFPLEFPVMSLGETLLRPTAMLFRNLLSMDVEESLRGNPIDGVVLLTGCDKTTPGSIMGAASVDLPTVVVTGGPMLNGKFRGCDIGSGTAVWRFTQDLNAGRMSAEDFAAAEGGQSRSNGHCMTMGTASTMACMAEALGLQLTGSAAIPAVDSRRYVVAQKTGQRIVEMVKEDLKISDILTRDAFANAVRANAAIGGSTNFVIHLLAIAGRVGVDVTLDDIDEWARGVPWLVDLQPSGKYLMEDFYYAGGLPAVLKEILPLLKTDAITVTGKTIGENVANAERIEATYPGAAPGSETYAVIRPVGDPLGSGAGTAVLKGNLAPDGAVIKQSAASERLSRHRGKALVFSSIEEYDKAVEDPDLDVDEDTVLVLQNAGPRGYPGMPEVGNITIPRKLAEIGVDDMVRISDARMSGTAYGTVVLHVTPEAAVGGPLALVRTGDWIELDVPARRLHLDVPDEELEKRRADWQPPTPPSDRGWARLYVDHVTQANQGCDLDFLVGRTGSAVGRQSH, from the coding sequence ATGAGCGACGAACCGACCGTTGACGAACCGGACGAGCCGATCGGCCGGCGCAGTTTCGACCACTGGTTCGGCGAGAAGGGCCGCAACGGCTTCATCCACCGGTCGTGGATGAAGGCGCAGGGCTTCTCCGAGGAGGCGTTCGACGGGCGCCCGGTGATCGGGATCTGCAACACCTGGTCCGAGCTCACCCCGTGCAACGCGCACCTGCGCCGGCTCGCCGAGTCGGTCAAGCGCGGTGTCTGGCAGGCCGGCGGGTTCCCGTTGGAGTTCCCGGTCATGTCGCTCGGCGAGACGCTGCTGCGTCCGACCGCGATGCTGTTCCGCAACCTGCTCAGCATGGACGTCGAGGAGTCCCTGCGCGGCAACCCGATCGACGGCGTCGTCCTGCTGACCGGCTGCGACAAGACCACGCCGGGCTCGATCATGGGCGCCGCGAGCGTCGACCTGCCGACGGTCGTGGTGACCGGCGGTCCGATGTTGAACGGTAAATTCCGCGGCTGCGACATCGGCTCCGGTACGGCGGTGTGGCGGTTCACGCAGGATCTCAACGCCGGCCGGATGTCGGCCGAGGACTTCGCGGCGGCCGAGGGCGGCCAGTCCCGCAGCAACGGCCACTGCATGACCATGGGTACGGCGTCGACGATGGCCTGTATGGCCGAGGCGCTCGGACTGCAGTTGACCGGTTCCGCGGCGATCCCCGCGGTCGACTCGCGCCGCTACGTGGTCGCGCAGAAGACCGGCCAGCGGATCGTCGAGATGGTCAAGGAAGACCTGAAGATCAGCGACATCCTCACCCGGGACGCCTTCGCGAACGCGGTCCGGGCGAACGCCGCGATCGGCGGCTCGACCAACTTCGTCATCCACCTGCTGGCGATCGCCGGCCGGGTCGGCGTCGACGTGACGCTGGACGACATCGACGAGTGGGCGCGCGGCGTGCCGTGGCTGGTCGACCTGCAGCCGTCCGGCAAGTACCTGATGGAGGACTTCTACTATGCCGGCGGCCTGCCCGCGGTACTGAAGGAGATCCTGCCCCTGCTCAAGACCGACGCGATCACGGTCACCGGCAAGACGATCGGCGAGAACGTCGCGAACGCGGAGCGGATCGAGGCGACGTACCCCGGTGCCGCACCCGGCAGCGAGACGTACGCGGTGATCCGGCCGGTCGGCGATCCGCTCGGGAGTGGCGCGGGGACCGCCGTACTGAAGGGAAACCTCGCACCGGACGGTGCCGTCATCAAGCAGTCGGCGGCGTCGGAGCGGCTGTCGCGGCATCGCGGCAAGGCGCTGGTGTTCAGCAGCATCGAGGAGTACGACAAGGCCGTCGAGGACCCCGATCTCGACGTCGACGAGGACACCGTGCTGGTCCTGCAGAACGCCGGACCGCGCGGCTACCCGGGGATGCCCGAGGTCGGCAACATTACGATCCCGCGCAAGCTGGCCGAGATCGGCGTCGACGACATGGTGCGGATCTCGGACGCGCGGATGAGCGGTACGGCGTACGGCACCGTCGTACTGCATGTCACGCCGGAGGCGGCCGTCGGCGGACCGTTGGCGCTGGTACGGACCGGCGACTGGATCGAGCTCGACGTACCGGCACGGCGGCTGCACCTCGACGTACCGGACGAAGAGCTGGAGAAGCGCCGCGCCGACTGGCAGCCGCCGACGCCACCCTCGGACCGCGGCTGGGCCCGGCTGTACGTCGACCACGTGACCCAGGCCAATCAGGGCTGCGACCTGGACTTCCTGGTCGGCCGCACCGGTTCGGCCGTCGGACGGCAGAGTCACTGA
- a CDS encoding aldehyde dehydrogenase (NADP(+)) yields the protein MTPDTGSEQTPAAALPDTTPAQLEQALAAAAAAAPAFGASEPAVRAGWIRAVADALDAASDELVPIAMRESSLPQARLTGEVARSSGQLRMFADVLEEGSLLEVVIDTADAQAKPVPRPDLRRVLIPLGPVLVFAASNFPFAFSVCGGDTASALAAGCPVIVKAHPGHPELSARTAEVMIEALKTAGAPDGAFGLIAGFDVGVTALKDPRITAAGFTGSVPAGKALHEIAVTRPEPIPFYGELGSLNPVFVTQAAIDARGKDIASGYVGSFTLGVGQFCTKPGLLFLPTGHGLQDQLVEAVGGVAEAPMLNDRIKDGFSSGLDRLEKVDGVRVWSAGAATLLQTTVTELLARRDEILEECFGPVSIVVEYDGIDQLAQAVEAFEGNLTATLHAEDSDADLARELLPLLTARAGRVLWNGWPTGVAVSWAQHHGGPFPSTVGSIHTSVGVTAARRFQRPVAYQDAPDAVLPDVLKDSNPAGISRRVNGTVTTDEVTR from the coding sequence CCGACACCGGCTCCGAGCAGACGCCGGCCGCCGCGCTCCCGGACACCACCCCCGCCCAACTCGAGCAGGCGCTGGCGGCGGCCGCCGCGGCGGCACCTGCGTTCGGTGCGTCCGAGCCGGCTGTGCGCGCGGGGTGGATTCGCGCCGTCGCGGACGCGCTGGATGCGGCGTCCGACGAGCTGGTCCCGATCGCGATGCGTGAGAGTTCGTTGCCTCAGGCCCGGTTGACTGGTGAAGTTGCCCGCAGCAGCGGCCAGCTGCGGATGTTCGCCGACGTTCTCGAAGAAGGATCACTGCTCGAGGTCGTCATCGACACCGCCGACGCCCAGGCCAAGCCCGTACCGCGGCCGGACCTCCGGCGCGTGCTCATCCCGCTCGGTCCAGTCCTGGTGTTTGCTGCCAGCAACTTCCCGTTCGCGTTCAGCGTCTGTGGCGGCGACACCGCCTCAGCGCTGGCGGCCGGCTGCCCGGTGATCGTCAAGGCACACCCCGGGCACCCGGAGCTGTCCGCGCGGACCGCTGAGGTGATGATCGAGGCGCTCAAGACCGCCGGTGCACCGGACGGAGCGTTCGGCCTGATCGCGGGCTTCGATGTCGGCGTCACCGCGCTGAAGGACCCGCGCATCACCGCGGCCGGCTTCACGGGCTCGGTCCCGGCAGGCAAGGCCCTGCACGAGATCGCCGTCACCCGCCCGGAGCCGATCCCGTTCTACGGCGAACTCGGCAGCCTCAACCCGGTCTTCGTCACGCAGGCTGCGATCGATGCCCGAGGCAAGGACATTGCCAGCGGGTACGTCGGTTCGTTCACGCTCGGCGTCGGCCAGTTCTGCACCAAGCCCGGCCTGCTCTTCCTGCCGACCGGCCACGGCCTGCAGGACCAGCTCGTCGAGGCAGTCGGCGGAGTCGCCGAGGCCCCGATGCTCAACGACCGGATCAAGGACGGCTTCAGCTCCGGCCTCGACCGCCTCGAGAAGGTCGACGGCGTCCGGGTCTGGTCGGCCGGTGCCGCAACCCTGCTGCAAACCACTGTCACCGAGCTCCTCGCGCGCCGCGACGAGATCCTCGAGGAGTGCTTCGGCCCCGTCTCCATCGTCGTCGAGTACGACGGCATCGACCAGCTCGCGCAGGCCGTCGAAGCATTCGAGGGCAACCTCACCGCAACCCTCCACGCGGAGGACTCGGATGCCGACCTGGCTCGCGAGCTCCTCCCGCTGCTGACCGCCCGTGCCGGACGCGTGCTGTGGAACGGCTGGCCGACCGGCGTTGCCGTGTCCTGGGCGCAGCACCACGGCGGCCCGTTCCCGTCGACGGTCGGTTCGATCCACACCAGCGTGGGGGTGACGGCGGCGCGGCGGTTCCAGCGCCCGGTGGCGTACCAGGACGCTCCCGATGCGGTGCTGCCCGACGTACTCAAGGACTCGAACCCGGCCGGTATCAGCCGCCGGGTGAACGGAACCGTGACCACAGACGAGGTGACGCGATGA